A portion of the Hymenobacter gelipurpurascens genome contains these proteins:
- the serS gene encoding serine--tRNA ligase, translating into MLQVSVLREHTDAVLAGLAKKHYKTAEADVQAILDLDQRRRQLQTEHDSAQAEANDLARQIGALMKSGDKAGAETLKLRTAELKQQTKAHADELGQVEFALQQTLYKLPNLPHSSVPEGRTAQDNEVVREVGQVPELPADALPHWELIKKYDIIDFELGNKITGAGFPVYKKQGARLQRALINFFLDEARNAGYDEVQPPILVNEASGYGTGQLPDKEGQMYHDAQDNLYLIPTAEVPITNLYRDEIVAPERLPIRNAGHTPCFRREAGSWGADVRGLNRLHQFDKVEIVQIAHPDQSYTQLEEMLGHIEGLLQKLELPYRVLRLCGGDMGFTSALTYDLEVWSAAQGRWLEVSSCSNFETYQANRLKLRFRTENGKTQLLHTLNGSALALPRIVAALLENNQTPEGIRLPKALHSYCGFDTIG; encoded by the coding sequence ATGCTGCAAGTTTCTGTATTGAGAGAGCACACCGATGCGGTGCTGGCCGGTCTGGCCAAAAAGCATTATAAAACGGCCGAGGCCGACGTACAAGCCATTCTCGACCTGGACCAGCGCCGCCGCCAGCTCCAGACCGAGCACGACTCGGCGCAGGCGGAAGCCAACGACCTCGCCCGCCAGATTGGGGCCCTGATGAAATCTGGCGACAAGGCCGGCGCCGAAACCCTGAAGCTGCGCACCGCCGAGCTAAAGCAGCAAACCAAAGCCCACGCCGATGAGCTAGGCCAGGTGGAGTTTGCCCTGCAGCAGACGCTTTATAAGCTCCCGAACCTGCCCCACAGCAGCGTGCCGGAAGGCCGCACCGCTCAGGACAATGAGGTAGTGCGCGAGGTAGGCCAGGTGCCCGAGCTGCCCGCCGATGCTCTCCCCCACTGGGAGCTCATCAAGAAGTATGATATCATCGATTTCGAGCTCGGCAATAAAATTACCGGCGCAGGCTTCCCGGTGTACAAAAAGCAGGGCGCCCGTTTGCAGCGCGCCCTCATCAACTTTTTCCTGGATGAGGCCCGCAACGCTGGCTACGATGAGGTGCAGCCGCCTATTCTGGTAAACGAAGCCTCGGGCTACGGCACAGGCCAGCTCCCCGACAAGGAGGGCCAGATGTACCACGATGCTCAGGACAACCTCTACTTGATTCCGACGGCCGAGGTACCGATTACCAACCTCTACCGCGACGAGATTGTGGCGCCTGAGCGCCTGCCGATTCGCAATGCGGGCCACACGCCGTGCTTCCGCCGCGAGGCCGGCAGCTGGGGCGCCGATGTGCGCGGTCTTAACCGCCTGCACCAGTTCGACAAGGTAGAAATCGTGCAGATTGCGCATCCTGACCAGAGCTACACACAGCTGGAAGAGATGCTAGGCCACATTGAAGGCCTGCTGCAGAAGCTAGAGCTCCCCTACCGCGTGCTGCGCCTCTGCGGCGGCGACATGGGCTTTACCTCGGCCCTCACCTACGATCTGGAAGTATGGAGCGCCGCCCAGGGCCGCTGGCTGGAAGTGTCTTCTTGCTCGAACTTCGAGACGTACCAGGCCAACCGCCTGAAACTGCGTTTCCGCACCGAAAACGGCAAGACTCAGCTTTTGCACACGCTCAATGGTTCGGCCCTGGCGCTACCTCGTATTGTAGCGGCACTGCTGGAAAACAACCAGACGCCGGAGGGCATCCGCCTGCCGAAAGCGCTGCACTCCTATTGCGGGTTCGATACCATCGGCTAA
- a CDS encoding UBP-type zinc finger domain-containing protein: MALCTHLQVVKTLLPAPAEHICPECVALGDQWVHLRVCQTCGHVGCCDSSKNKHATQHFRATQHPVVTSAEPGEQWAWCYLDSEMAEY; the protein is encoded by the coding sequence ATGGCCCTCTGCACTCACCTTCAAGTCGTTAAAACGTTGCTGCCCGCTCCTGCGGAGCATATTTGCCCGGAATGTGTTGCCCTCGGCGACCAATGGGTGCATCTGCGGGTCTGCCAGACCTGCGGCCACGTAGGCTGCTGCGATTCATCCAAGAACAAGCACGCTACTCAACATTTCCGAGCCACACAGCACCCCGTCGTCACCTCGGCCGAGCCCGGCGAGCAGTGGGCCTGGTGCTACCTGGATAGCGAGATGGCGGAATATTGA
- a CDS encoding OmpA family protein, protein MRHLLTTSTALGLTLLALAPRAQAQTSDRKTAISLTGNAFQYKGSFGSDYWKWKSNEYGPGIAINRYLTDGLDLSLSGNYVEFAKTAPAGNPYFGSNFATNVVNVNLGLKFKLFSEDAFVRPYLLAAPGFTYTSREGTINRNNAPIRTDEDKTYFDLFGAAGLAFRLTDGIGLFVQTGQHFPLGANIDGEPNRDDNKIDDRFLQHTVGLNFALGKAKDTDVDGVPDRKDKCPDTPAGVAVDETGCPLDGDKDGVPDYQDQCPTEAGTAAMQGCPDKDGDGVADKDDQCPDQAGTAALRGCPDADNDGVADKDDKCPDTPAGTQVDATGCPLVVDADGDGIMDNVDKCPGTPANTRVDSTGCPMVIDPAIKKLEQPIRFETNSTVIKKTSYPALNKMIQALKDHPEYSIRVVGHADSRGTDEYNQALSERRAGSVKRYFTGKQVDPARVVTEGKGESEPAAPNTSSKNMSQNRRVEFHFEFFIPNAPQP, encoded by the coding sequence ATGAGACACCTTTTGACAACCTCAACGGCCCTGGGTCTGACGCTTCTGGCGCTAGCTCCGCGGGCACAGGCCCAAACGTCAGACCGCAAAACGGCCATTAGCCTTACCGGCAACGCCTTCCAGTACAAGGGCAGCTTCGGCTCCGATTACTGGAAATGGAAGAGCAACGAGTACGGCCCCGGTATTGCTATCAACCGCTACCTGACGGACGGCCTCGATTTATCGCTAAGCGGTAACTATGTAGAGTTTGCGAAGACGGCTCCGGCGGGCAATCCGTACTTCGGCAGCAACTTCGCTACGAACGTGGTGAACGTAAACCTAGGCCTGAAATTCAAGCTCTTCAGCGAAGACGCCTTTGTGCGGCCTTACCTGTTGGCCGCTCCGGGCTTCACGTACACCAGCCGCGAAGGAACCATTAACCGCAACAACGCCCCCATCCGCACCGACGAAGACAAGACGTACTTCGATCTGTTTGGAGCTGCTGGCTTGGCCTTCCGCCTGACGGACGGCATCGGCTTGTTTGTGCAGACCGGCCAGCACTTCCCCTTGGGCGCCAATATTGATGGCGAGCCAAACCGCGACGACAACAAAATCGACGACCGGTTCCTGCAGCACACGGTAGGCCTCAACTTTGCCTTGGGCAAAGCCAAAGACACTGATGTTGATGGTGTTCCAGACCGCAAAGACAAATGCCCCGACACGCCCGCTGGCGTAGCCGTAGACGAAACCGGTTGCCCACTTGATGGCGACAAAGACGGTGTTCCAGATTATCAGGATCAGTGCCCCACCGAAGCCGGTACCGCTGCTATGCAGGGCTGCCCCGATAAGGATGGCGACGGTGTAGCTGACAAAGATGACCAGTGCCCCGACCAGGCTGGTACTGCCGCACTCCGTGGCTGCCCAGATGCTGACAACGACGGCGTAGCCGACAAAGACGACAAGTGCCCCGATACCCCAGCCGGCACGCAGGTTGATGCCACGGGTTGCCCCTTGGTAGTTGACGCCGACGGCGACGGTATCATGGACAACGTGGACAAGTGCCCCGGTACGCCAGCCAACACCCGTGTAGACTCTACGGGTTGCCCCATGGTAATTGATCCGGCTATCAAGAAGCTCGAGCAGCCAATCCGCTTCGAGACCAACAGCACCGTGATCAAAAAAACCTCGTACCCAGCCCTGAACAAGATGATTCAGGCGCTGAAAGATCACCCAGAGTATAGCATCCGGGTGGTAGGCCACGCTGACTCGCGCGGTACCGACGAGTACAACCAGGCTCTCTCGGAGCGCCGTGCTGGCTCGGTGAAGCGCTACTTTACTGGCAAGCAGGTTGATCCGGCCCGCGTGGTGACGGAAGGCAAAGGCGAATCGGAGCCCGCTGCTCCTAACACTTCGTCTAAGAACATGTCGCAGAACCGTCGGGTAGAATTCCACTTCGAATTCTTCATCCCGAACGCTCCCCAGCCCTAA
- a CDS encoding OsmC family protein, whose protein sequence is MSNPQTPAVAASVVVKVGPEALLAEIQAGTHTYFVDEPVAVGGQDRGPTPYDLLLSALGACTAITLRIYATQKKWPLEGIEVHLRHQRVHRLDCDKCESAGEMLEEVQKELVLHGPLTAEQRQRLHTISEKCPVQKTLTSGTLRVVTKLLE, encoded by the coding sequence ATGTCGAATCCTCAAACACCTGCCGTTGCTGCCTCCGTAGTAGTGAAAGTTGGCCCTGAAGCGCTGTTGGCTGAAATTCAGGCTGGTACCCATACCTATTTCGTGGATGAACCTGTGGCGGTAGGCGGCCAGGATAGAGGCCCCACACCTTATGATCTGCTGCTTTCGGCGCTGGGCGCCTGCACGGCCATCACGCTGCGTATCTACGCCACCCAGAAAAAATGGCCTCTAGAGGGCATTGAGGTGCATTTGCGCCACCAACGCGTCCATCGCCTCGACTGCGACAAGTGTGAGTCGGCGGGGGAAATGCTGGAAGAGGTGCAGAAAGAGCTGGTGTTGCACGGCCCGCTTACGGCTGAGCAGCGCCAGCGCCTGCATACTATCTCCGAAAAATGCCCGGTGCAGAAAACACTTACCAGTGGCACCTTGCGCGTTGTCACGAAGCTACTAGAGTAG
- a CDS encoding glycosyltransferase family 9 protein, translating into MPDSVADRPAILLIQTAFIGDVILATALLEYLHRTEPATPVDFLVRKGNEGLLKGHPYVRQLLIWDKQQDKYQGLWRLLQQIRQADYGRVVTMQRFASTGFLTAFSGAPERIGFRKNPFAFRFTRAIDHIIGAGVHEVSRNLHLLDPAYEGPIVPPRLFPSPTDEAAAAQAASSANGGTYICIAPTSVWFTKQFPEEQWLKLLAALPPKYTVFLLGGPPDVAACERIRQASNRPQVINLAGKLSLLASAALMRGAQLNYVNDSAPMHLCSAVGAPVCAVYCSTVPYFGFGPLSPFSRVVQLEEELECQPCGLHGYRKCPLGHFHCAHGIQTSQLLAALAESEVATVR; encoded by the coding sequence ATGCCCGATTCAGTAGCCGACCGCCCCGCCATTCTGCTTATCCAAACAGCCTTTATCGGGGATGTTATTCTGGCGACGGCGCTGCTGGAGTACCTGCACCGCACGGAACCGGCCACGCCCGTCGATTTTCTGGTCCGTAAAGGCAATGAGGGCCTTTTGAAAGGGCATCCGTACGTGCGCCAGCTCCTGATCTGGGATAAGCAACAGGACAAATACCAGGGCTTATGGCGCCTGCTTCAGCAGATCCGGCAGGCCGATTATGGCCGCGTCGTGACGATGCAGCGCTTCGCCTCCACTGGCTTTCTTACCGCATTTTCAGGAGCGCCGGAGCGGATTGGATTCCGGAAAAATCCGTTTGCGTTTCGGTTTACGCGGGCCATTGACCATATCATTGGGGCCGGGGTACACGAGGTATCCCGCAATCTGCACCTGCTCGATCCGGCCTACGAAGGCCCCATAGTGCCCCCGCGCCTCTTCCCCTCTCCTACCGATGAGGCTGCCGCGGCCCAGGCCGCCAGCAGCGCCAATGGCGGAACGTATATCTGTATTGCGCCTACCTCGGTCTGGTTTACCAAGCAGTTTCCGGAGGAGCAGTGGCTGAAGCTGCTGGCGGCACTGCCTCCTAAGTACACCGTGTTCCTGCTCGGCGGCCCACCCGATGTGGCAGCCTGCGAGCGAATCAGGCAGGCCAGCAACCGGCCGCAGGTTATTAATCTGGCCGGTAAACTGTCGTTGCTGGCTTCGGCGGCGCTCATGCGCGGGGCCCAGCTCAACTACGTCAACGACTCGGCACCCATGCATTTATGTTCGGCGGTGGGCGCGCCGGTTTGTGCCGTGTACTGTTCTACGGTGCCGTATTTCGGGTTTGGTCCACTGAGCCCGTTTTCGCGGGTAGTACAACTGGAGGAAGAACTGGAATGCCAACCCTGCGGCTTGCACGGCTACCGCAAGTGCCCGCTAGGCCACTTCCATTGCGCCCACGGCATCCAGACCAGCCAACTACTGGCGGCCTTGGCCGAAAGTGAGGTGGCAACGGTGAGATAG
- a CDS encoding aminopeptidase P N-terminal domain-containing protein: MRYGSISPDLFIENRRRFTQQLPAASLAIFQSNDVMPTNADGTMAFRQNNDLFYLSGVDQEESILVIFPDAVLPQYREILFLKETSDHILVWEGYKLTKEQAREQTGVQTIMWLDSFKTVLPALMNEAENVFLNANEHIRSVVEVETRDARFVKWIREAYPLHTYRRVAPIMHNLRAIKSNEEIRLMRRAADITEKAFRRLLGFVKPGVMEYEIEAELYHEFLRNASRGPAYGSIIASGANACILHYVSNDRECQDGDVLLMDFGAEFANYAADLSRSIPVNGTFTKRQRDVYEAVLRVMKSATSQLVAGNNIEAYHAAVGRTMEQELIKLHLLNEQDVKNQDPAAPLYKKYFMHGTSHYLGLDVHDVGNKYRVFEPGMVYTCEPGIYIREEGLGIRLENDILITRTGNEDLMKNIPLEADDIERLMRESR; encoded by the coding sequence ATGCGCTACGGCTCTATTTCGCCCGATCTGTTTATTGAGAACCGCCGCCGCTTCACCCAGCAGCTGCCTGCCGCTTCCCTGGCTATTTTTCAGTCCAACGACGTTATGCCCACCAATGCGGACGGCACCATGGCGTTTCGCCAGAACAACGACCTGTTTTACCTCTCCGGGGTAGATCAGGAAGAGAGCATACTGGTCATCTTCCCCGATGCCGTGTTGCCCCAATACCGCGAAATCCTGTTTCTGAAAGAAACCAGCGACCATATTCTGGTGTGGGAAGGCTACAAGCTCACCAAAGAGCAGGCCCGCGAGCAAACCGGCGTTCAGACCATTATGTGGCTCGATTCCTTCAAAACGGTGTTGCCTGCCCTCATGAACGAGGCCGAAAACGTGTTCCTGAATGCCAACGAGCACATCCGCTCCGTGGTGGAAGTCGAAACCCGCGATGCCCGCTTCGTCAAGTGGATCAGGGAGGCCTACCCGCTGCATACCTATCGGCGCGTGGCCCCCATTATGCACAACCTGCGCGCCATCAAGAGCAACGAGGAAATCCGGCTGATGCGCCGCGCCGCCGATATCACGGAGAAGGCTTTTCGCCGGTTGCTAGGCTTCGTGAAGCCGGGTGTGATGGAGTATGAGATTGAGGCCGAGCTCTACCACGAGTTTTTGCGCAATGCCTCCCGCGGACCGGCCTACGGCAGCATCATCGCCTCGGGCGCCAACGCCTGCATTCTGCACTATGTGAGCAACGACCGGGAGTGCCAGGATGGCGACGTGCTGCTGATGGATTTCGGAGCCGAATTCGCCAATTACGCCGCCGACCTGTCGCGTTCTATTCCTGTGAATGGCACCTTCACGAAGCGCCAGCGCGATGTGTATGAAGCCGTACTGCGCGTTATGAAATCAGCTACTTCTCAGCTGGTGGCCGGCAACAACATAGAGGCCTACCATGCTGCCGTGGGTCGCACTATGGAGCAAGAACTCATTAAGCTGCACTTGCTCAATGAGCAGGATGTGAAGAACCAGGACCCCGCCGCACCGCTTTATAAGAAGTACTTCATGCACGGTACCAGCCACTACCTCGGCCTCGATGTGCACGACGTGGGCAATAAGTACCGCGTGTTTGAGCCAGGTATGGTGTACACCTGCGAGCCGGGCATTTACATCCGGGAAGAAGGCCTGGGCATCCGCCTGGAGAATGATATTCTCATCACGCGCACCGGCAACGAGGACCTGATGAAGAACATTCCGCTGGAGGCTGATGACATTGAGCGGCTCATGCGGGAAAGTCGCTAG
- a CDS encoding glycosyltransferase family 9 protein, with product MKILVLRFSSIGDIVLTTPVLRGLKLQVPGAMVHMATKPAYRGIIESNPHVDKGHYLTGGLKELVAELKAEKFDFIVDLHNNLRTSLIKLQLGVKSASFDKLNWRKWLLVNLKLDTMPRVHIVDRYLAAAAPLGVKNDGLGLDYFIPAKDEVHLATLPAGFQHGYVAFAIGAQHATKRLPVERIIELCGLLRQPVVLLGGPEDESTGHIIELAFEKQVAVSPPAPGRIPENPYYFPATAALGQSARTTIFNACGKFSLNQSASLVRQARFVVSHDTGLMHIAAAFRKEIYSVWGNTVPEFGMYPYRTEFRVLEVKGLACRPCSKIGYEKCPQGHFRCMRDIQFNLDLPA from the coding sequence ATGAAAATTCTCGTTCTGCGCTTTTCCTCCATCGGCGACATCGTCCTGACGACGCCTGTGCTCCGTGGCCTGAAGCTGCAGGTGCCCGGCGCGATGGTGCATATGGCCACTAAACCGGCCTACCGGGGCATCATCGAGTCGAACCCGCACGTAGACAAAGGGCATTACCTGACCGGAGGCCTCAAAGAGCTGGTGGCGGAGCTGAAGGCGGAGAAGTTTGACTTTATCGTCGATCTGCACAACAATCTGCGCACTTCGCTCATCAAACTGCAGCTCGGCGTGAAATCGGCCAGCTTCGATAAGCTGAACTGGCGCAAATGGCTCCTGGTAAACCTGAAGCTGGACACCATGCCCCGCGTGCACATCGTGGACCGATATCTGGCCGCAGCCGCTCCTTTAGGGGTAAAAAACGATGGCCTAGGCCTCGATTATTTCATTCCGGCTAAGGATGAAGTTCACTTGGCCACGCTTCCCGCAGGGTTTCAGCACGGGTACGTGGCGTTTGCCATTGGCGCCCAGCACGCTACCAAGCGCCTGCCAGTGGAGCGCATCATTGAGCTGTGCGGGCTGCTGCGGCAACCAGTGGTGCTCCTGGGTGGCCCAGAAGACGAGAGCACCGGCCACATCATTGAGCTGGCCTTCGAGAAGCAGGTGGCTGTGTCGCCGCCCGCACCCGGCCGCATACCCGAAAACCCCTATTATTTTCCGGCTACGGCTGCCCTAGGCCAGTCTGCCCGCACCACCATCTTCAACGCCTGCGGGAAGTTCTCCCTCAACCAATCGGCCTCTCTGGTGCGGCAGGCGCGGTTTGTCGTGAGCCACGATACGGGCCTGATGCACATTGCCGCTGCCTTCCGTAAGGAAATCTACAGCGTGTGGGGCAACACTGTACCGGAATTTGGCATGTACCCCTACCGCACGGAGTTCCGGGTGCTGGAGGTGAAGGGCTTAGCCTGTAGGCCATGCTCCAAAATCGGGTACGAGAAATGTCCGCAGGGCCACTTCCGCTGCATGCGTGACATTCAGTTTAACCTCGATTTGCCGGCGTAG
- a CDS encoding DUF4252 domain-containing protein — translation MKLRTLSFLTALALLLLAGCRAGGPGQPARTVAEFFNKYENRPGFKATDWSAGLTTRLLLGRLGKLGGDSDLTQALSSVRSAKVLTFAPTTGSARDLVAEGLTKEVDGLLSNERYTPLALDNTDRTTVLRYATRKQGDRITEFVATGNVQGAPDSFMLISVGGNFTQEQFNQLTKILPSVAGELSR, via the coding sequence ATGAAACTCCGTACCCTCTCCTTCCTGACGGCTCTGGCCCTGCTTCTGCTGGCTGGCTGCCGCGCCGGTGGTCCTGGCCAGCCGGCCCGCACCGTCGCCGAATTCTTCAACAAGTATGAAAACCGCCCCGGCTTTAAAGCCACCGATTGGTCGGCCGGACTCACGACGCGCCTGCTGCTAGGCCGCCTGGGCAAGCTCGGCGGCGACAGCGACCTGACCCAGGCGCTTAGCTCCGTGCGGAGCGCCAAGGTGCTCACGTTTGCCCCCACAACCGGCAGCGCCCGCGATTTGGTAGCCGAAGGCCTGACCAAGGAAGTAGATGGCCTGCTGTCTAATGAGCGCTACACCCCGCTTGCCCTCGATAACACCGATCGCACTACCGTACTCCGCTATGCCACCCGCAAGCAAGGCGACCGAATCACGGAATTTGTGGCCACCGGCAACGTCCAAGGCGCGCCCGATTCCTTTATGCTGATTTCGGTGGGAGGCAATTTCACCCAGGAGCAGTTCAACCAGCTCACCAAGATCCTGCCTAGCGTAGCCGGCGAGCTTTCCAGATAA
- a CDS encoding EVE domain-containing protein, whose translation MNHWLVKSEPAAYSWADFIRDGGTAWTGVRNYQARNFLQQMQPGDLVLYYHSVSDKQVVGVAQVAAAAAPDATAEAGSGWVAVHLKPHEPLARPVSLAQIKQDQRLNQIGLLRQSRLSVMPLRAEEFDVILELGA comes from the coding sequence ATGAACCATTGGCTTGTAAAATCTGAACCGGCGGCCTACTCCTGGGCCGATTTCATCCGCGACGGCGGCACCGCCTGGACGGGCGTCCGCAACTACCAGGCGCGCAACTTCCTGCAGCAAATGCAGCCCGGCGACCTGGTGCTTTACTACCACAGCGTGAGCGATAAGCAGGTAGTGGGCGTGGCGCAGGTGGCCGCCGCTGCCGCCCCCGATGCTACCGCCGAAGCAGGCAGCGGCTGGGTGGCTGTACACCTGAAGCCCCACGAGCCGCTGGCCCGGCCGGTATCGTTGGCGCAAATCAAGCAAGACCAGCGCCTGAACCAGATAGGCCTGTTGCGCCAGTCGCGCCTTTCGGTGATGCCGCTGCGCGCCGAGGAGTTCGACGTAATTCTGGAGCTCGGCGCCTGA
- a CDS encoding DNA polymerase/3'-5' exonuclease PolX: MDNRALVRAFRLAAQLLELHDENQFKIRAYEGTASALEALSFPVSDVERTGLPDRTGLSKTAAARVAEMLDTGTFEELTRLLSITPPGVVELLQVKGIGPKKIRALWKELGVEGPEQLREAAENDEVSKLKGFGKKTQDAILAALEFSSQSQGKLLYPQAEQLAEDLAKRLQEALKTEQVAVGGEVRRRLETVETITLVAATQHPDAAHELLGHLDGLTPDPRRSGPFAWRGTAAPSGLKVEVILVKPADFTNQLFLHSAAEAHLSEALAEVPAGRPATLRQLLKKERFEQEASIYEKAGLQYVEPEMREGLGELKLAQEHKLPRLLEDADLRGSLHNHSTYSDGSHTLREMATFLRDNGYEYLGICDHSQAAHYANGLQPERVRQQQREIDELNKELAPFRIFKGIESDILSDGSLDYTPTVLETFDFVVASVHSNLRMDERKATTRVLRAIENPYTTMLGHPTGRLLLRREGYPLDHKAVIDACAKHNVIIEINANPWRLDLDWRWVHYALEQGVMLSINPDAHHTNGYADMRYGVFMGRKGGLTKEMTFNTKSAAEAAEYFAQRKATIKPPLEFKDSLFG; the protein is encoded by the coding sequence GTGGATAACCGCGCCCTTGTTCGTGCCTTCCGTCTGGCTGCTCAGTTACTGGAGCTGCACGACGAAAATCAGTTTAAAATTCGGGCCTATGAAGGTACCGCCAGTGCTTTGGAAGCGCTTAGCTTTCCGGTTTCGGATGTGGAGCGCACTGGCCTGCCCGACCGCACCGGACTAAGCAAAACCGCCGCCGCCCGCGTGGCCGAAATGCTGGATACCGGCACCTTCGAGGAGCTCACGCGCCTGCTCAGCATCACGCCCCCCGGTGTGGTAGAGCTGCTGCAGGTGAAAGGCATCGGGCCCAAAAAAATCCGGGCCTTGTGGAAGGAGCTGGGCGTAGAAGGCCCCGAGCAACTGCGGGAAGCCGCCGAAAATGATGAGGTAAGCAAGTTGAAAGGCTTCGGTAAGAAAACCCAGGACGCTATTCTGGCCGCGCTGGAATTCTCCAGCCAGAGCCAGGGCAAGCTCCTGTATCCGCAGGCTGAGCAACTCGCCGAAGACCTGGCCAAGCGCCTGCAGGAAGCCCTGAAAACCGAGCAGGTAGCAGTAGGTGGGGAAGTGCGCCGCCGTCTCGAAACCGTAGAAACCATTACGCTGGTAGCCGCCACTCAGCACCCCGATGCGGCTCACGAGCTGCTAGGCCACCTGGATGGCCTCACGCCCGACCCGCGCCGGTCCGGGCCGTTTGCATGGCGCGGAACGGCGGCCCCTTCGGGCCTGAAAGTAGAGGTGATACTGGTGAAGCCCGCCGATTTCACCAACCAGCTTTTCCTGCACTCCGCCGCCGAAGCCCACCTCTCGGAAGCCTTGGCCGAGGTACCCGCTGGCCGTCCGGCCACGTTGCGCCAGCTGCTAAAGAAGGAGCGGTTTGAGCAGGAGGCCAGCATCTATGAGAAGGCCGGCCTACAATATGTAGAGCCCGAAATGCGCGAGGGCCTGGGTGAGCTGAAGCTGGCCCAGGAGCACAAGCTGCCCCGGCTGCTGGAAGACGCCGACCTGCGCGGCTCTCTGCACAACCACAGCACCTACTCCGATGGCAGCCACACGCTACGCGAAATGGCCACATTCCTGCGCGACAACGGCTACGAGTACCTCGGCATCTGCGACCATTCGCAAGCGGCGCACTATGCCAATGGCCTACAGCCGGAGCGCGTGCGCCAGCAGCAGCGCGAAATTGATGAGCTAAACAAGGAACTGGCGCCCTTCCGCATCTTCAAAGGCATCGAGTCGGACATCCTTAGTGATGGTTCGCTGGACTACACGCCCACCGTGCTGGAAACCTTCGATTTTGTGGTGGCTTCCGTGCACAGCAACCTGCGCATGGATGAGCGCAAGGCCACCACGCGAGTGCTCAGGGCTATTGAGAACCCTTATACCACCATGCTAGGCCACCCCACTGGCCGCTTGCTACTGCGCCGCGAAGGCTACCCCCTCGACCATAAGGCCGTGATTGATGCCTGCGCAAAGCACAACGTCATCATCGAAATCAACGCCAACCCGTGGCGGCTTGACCTGGACTGGCGCTGGGTGCACTACGCGTTGGAGCAGGGTGTCATGCTCAGCATCAACCCCGATGCCCACCACACCAATGGCTATGCCGATATGCGCTACGGCGTGTTTATGGGTCGCAAGGGTGGCCTAACGAAGGAAATGACCTTCAACACCAAGTCGGCGGCGGAAGCAGCGGAGTATTTTGCCCAGCGCAAAGCCACCATCAAGCCCCCGCTGGAATTCAAGGATTCCCTGTTCGGGTAG